A part of Ktedonobacterales bacterium genomic DNA contains:
- a CDS encoding ScpA family protein: MATVHGVNGTKVVIAGTQAATLASSPYTIHLSIFEGPLDLLLHLIERRQMEITAISLVAVTDQFLEYVRNWQEEEPPMARLAEFITVGAKLLFIKSRSLLPQAPREDEASEANEAMAEAEELRRHLLEYKLAKEIARLLREREAAGMMSFPRPGPVLPAGELLTWAPPRLVGLEVEALAAAFRRVLEERRRSKPEPLPLPVVRVSDRIAEIEAALAARGRVDFEALLRGAQSRLEAVVTFLAVLELWHEERIQVVQDGLFAAILILPAAAA; this comes from the coding sequence ATGGCGACGGTTCATGGAGTGAATGGAACAAAGGTTGTGATTGCTGGTACACAGGCTGCAACGCTTGCCTCTTCTCCCTATACTATCCATCTCTCTATCTTCGAGGGGCCGCTGGACCTGCTCCTGCATCTGATTGAGCGCCGCCAGATGGAAATTACGGCGATCTCGCTGGTGGCTGTGACCGATCAATTTCTGGAGTATGTGCGCAACTGGCAGGAAGAGGAGCCGCCGATGGCCCGGCTGGCGGAGTTTATCACGGTTGGGGCCAAGCTGCTCTTTATTAAGTCGCGCAGCCTGCTGCCGCAGGCGCCACGAGAAGATGAGGCTTCTGAGGCGAATGAGGCGATGGCCGAGGCTGAGGAACTGCGCCGCCATCTGCTGGAGTACAAATTGGCGAAGGAGATCGCCCGCCTGCTGCGCGAGCGCGAGGCAGCCGGGATGATGAGCTTCCCCCGCCCTGGCCCGGTGCTGCCTGCCGGTGAATTGCTGACGTGGGCGCCTCCCAGGCTGGTGGGGCTGGAGGTAGAGGCGCTGGCGGCGGCTTTTCGTCGTGTGCTGGAGGAGCGCCGTCGCAGCAAGCCGGAGCCGCTCCCGCTGCCGGTGGTGCGCGTGAGCGATAGAATCGCGGAGATCGAGGCGGCGCTGGCTGCGCGTGGCCGGGTAGATTTTGAGGCGCTGCTGCGCGGCGCGCAATCGCGCCTTGAGGCTGTGGTGACGTTTCTGGCTGTGCTGGAACTCTGGCACGAAGAACGCATTCAGGTCGTGCAGGACGGTCTTTTTGCCGCTATTCTCATTCTGCCCGCTGCGGCTGCCTGA
- a CDS encoding response regulator transcription factor translates to MKQVFRPLTTPANTIPFITPRELQVLQWLACGLSNKEIAAALCLSDKTVATHMKSIFDKLGVHNRLMAVRVGQKLGLIDLNNEDPERERERERERASGRKRMIWAKYPI, encoded by the coding sequence ATGAAACAGGTTTTCCGTCCCCTCACAACACCAGCGAACACCATCCCCTTCATCACTCCAAGAGAACTTCAAGTCCTGCAATGGCTTGCCTGCGGCTTATCGAACAAAGAAATAGCCGCAGCGCTCTGCCTGAGCGACAAGACCGTCGCAACCCACATGAAATCGATCTTTGACAAGCTGGGTGTACACAATCGCCTCATGGCCGTCAGAGTTGGGCAAAAGCTGGGACTGATCGATCTCAATAATGAAGACCCAGAGAGAGAGAGAGAGAGAGAGAGAGAGAGAGCAAGCGGGCGTAAGAGAATGATTTGGGCAAAATACCCTATTTAG
- a CDS encoding penicillin-binding transpeptidase domain-containing protein, which translates to MAVNRSISRLTNVFLALFMLLSVGVVYWQVFQSKTLATSKYNPSLCDIGNQPVRGSIYDRNGVLLAYSQEDKKAPCNYRRYYCFPSLSPIIGYFSYIYGETGIEEAYEDILTGRQASGQDAINNFWDQTLHRAVNGSDIYLTIDAKVQNIIDKQYDITYDEPGGTFPSDPFRKVPKGSIGVPNEPIPPLCQQKDGSLVQKLYYQPAENAPGHHPGSIIVQDPHTGEVLGMLSRPYFNANEIGDYNPCRLYTSDTQNADLPACPGAKKTPPEVPPGEDKPVLTSTIGAEYFKQLTTDPHLPLLVRPTSLYTPGSTFKTLTLSAALDNGKYQLKTPTFGGSNCLADGSEARRYTVNGHTFQDVDLPQYGIPPACPIDPEHGYIYSDNIIFARIGVGLGANTWLNYFQRFGMIDTNAENKQPFPFDLPAPASRVDFKEAKDDAVDLAADSFGQGTLQISPLAMSFITSTVANNGVGLLPHLLYKVVPHGFDAKSVAPVSSTPYTGNGVTNGQIISSQAAAGVRQSMRGVVLQGSAGYIGATRSNVGGKTGTAQLSVPDPHSWFISLAPDNPGQTPKYTVVVMKENGDEGLLQAAVADCIYLTLFKQPNVNEGPFYPRYTCAP; encoded by the coding sequence ATGGCCGTAAACAGGAGCATCAGCCGATTAACCAATGTCTTTCTGGCACTCTTCATGCTGCTAAGCGTTGGCGTCGTCTACTGGCAGGTATTCCAGTCCAAGACGCTTGCCACCAGCAAATATAATCCCAGCCTCTGTGACATTGGCAATCAGCCGGTGCGCGGTAGCATTTATGATCGCAATGGCGTTTTGCTCGCCTATTCACAGGAGGACAAGAAGGCTCCCTGCAACTACCGGCGGTATTACTGCTTCCCCTCGCTCTCACCCATTATTGGCTACTTCAGCTATATCTATGGTGAAACCGGCATCGAGGAGGCCTACGAAGACATTCTGACTGGCAGGCAAGCCTCCGGCCAGGATGCCATCAACAATTTCTGGGACCAGACTCTGCATCGCGCCGTCAATGGTTCGGACATCTACCTGACCATTGACGCGAAAGTCCAGAACATCATTGACAAGCAGTACGATATTACCTATGACGAGCCTGGCGGCACCTTCCCAAGCGATCCCTTCCGTAAGGTTCCCAAGGGCAGCATTGGTGTCCCCAATGAACCCATCCCACCACTCTGCCAGCAGAAAGATGGCAGCCTGGTCCAGAAGCTCTATTACCAGCCTGCTGAGAATGCCCCGGGCCATCACCCCGGCTCCATTATCGTCCAAGACCCGCATACCGGCGAGGTTCTGGGCATGCTCAGCCGCCCCTACTTCAACGCCAACGAGATCGGCGACTACAACCCCTGCCGCCTCTACACCAGCGATACCCAAAATGCAGATTTGCCTGCCTGCCCAGGCGCGAAGAAGACTCCGCCAGAAGTGCCCCCAGGCGAAGACAAGCCCGTGCTTACCAGCACTATCGGCGCTGAATATTTCAAGCAACTAACCACTGACCCACATCTGCCGCTGCTCGTTCGCCCAACCAGCCTCTATACCCCTGGCTCAACCTTTAAGACCCTGACCTTGAGCGCCGCGCTGGATAACGGCAAATACCAATTAAAGACTCCCACATTTGGTGGCTCCAATTGTCTGGCCGATGGCTCCGAAGCGCGGCGCTACACGGTCAATGGGCATACTTTTCAGGACGTTGACCTGCCACAATATGGCATTCCGCCTGCCTGCCCAATTGATCCTGAGCATGGCTATATCTATAGCGACAATATCATCTTCGCGCGCATTGGCGTGGGTCTGGGAGCAAATACCTGGCTGAACTACTTCCAGCGCTTCGGCATGATTGATACTAACGCAGAGAACAAGCAGCCGTTCCCGTTCGATCTTCCAGCGCCAGCCAGTCGGGTTGATTTCAAGGAAGCAAAGGATGATGCGGTCGATCTGGCTGCCGATTCATTTGGGCAGGGAACACTACAGATTTCGCCGCTGGCGATGTCGTTTATCACCAGCACAGTGGCAAACAATGGAGTTGGCCTGCTGCCGCACCTGCTCTACAAAGTGGTCCCACATGGCTTCGATGCAAAATCCGTCGCGCCGGTAAGCTCAACCCCCTATACAGGGAACGGGGTCACGAATGGGCAGATCATCAGTTCACAGGCCGCTGCGGGGGTGCGCCAGTCAATGCGCGGCGTGGTGCTGCAAGGCTCGGCTGGCTACATCGGCGCGACACGCTCCAATGTGGGCGGCAAAACCGGCACAGCCCAGCTTAGTGTCCCCGACCCACACTCCTGGTTCATCTCGCTGGCCCCCGATAATCCGGGCCAGACACCAAAATATACCGTCGTCGTCATGAAAGAAAACGGCGATGAAGGGCTTTTGCAAGCCGCAGTAGCCGACTGTATCTATCTCACCCTCTTTAAGCAACCAAATGTCAATGAAGGACCATTTTACCCGCGCTACACGTGCGCGCCGTGA
- a CDS encoding site-2 protease family protein produces the protein MNVIFIVMLLVAFVVSICVHESAHALMALALGDPGPRNDGRLSMNPLRQMTALGTAVAIVLAFLSTVTLAFALPAGLALGWGKPVRFDALKLKAGPNFGTILVALAGPLANLALGVGFAFILQAIPQSPQFFRDIVNCLPGSTDLQCVGGALPWWALRGEQLLFAFVVVNIGLFLVNFIPLYPLDGYRILFALLPSRQAVSFRRAEPYMELILLAILFFLPMLISLSGARALVLLSPFYWVMRGTIAFAQVIVDPSYLIFYSV, from the coding sequence ATGAACGTGATTTTCATCGTTATGCTGCTGGTCGCTTTTGTTGTCAGCATCTGCGTTCATGAATCGGCGCATGCCCTGATGGCGCTGGCCCTGGGTGATCCAGGGCCGCGCAATGATGGGCGGCTGAGCATGAATCCGCTGCGGCAGATGACGGCGCTGGGTACGGCTGTGGCGATTGTCCTGGCGTTTCTTTCAACGGTGACGCTGGCTTTTGCGCTGCCAGCGGGATTGGCGCTTGGCTGGGGCAAGCCGGTGCGCTTCGATGCGCTGAAATTGAAAGCGGGGCCAAACTTCGGAACTATTCTGGTGGCGCTGGCCGGCCCGCTGGCGAATCTCGCGCTGGGCGTGGGCTTCGCTTTTATCCTCCAGGCAATTCCACAATCTCCGCAGTTCTTTCGAGATATTGTTAACTGCCTGCCAGGTAGCACAGATTTGCAATGCGTTGGTGGGGCGCTGCCCTGGTGGGCGCTGCGCGGCGAGCAACTGTTGTTTGCCTTTGTGGTCGTCAATATCGGGCTGTTCCTGGTCAATTTCATTCCGCTCTATCCGCTGGACGGCTATCGCATTCTCTTTGCGCTGCTGCCCAGCCGCCAGGCGGTTTCATTCCGGCGCGCCGAGCCATATATGGAGTTGATCCTGCTGGCGATTCTCTTTTTCCTGCCGATGCTCATCTCCTTGAGCGGCGCTCGCGCGCTGGTCCTGTTGAGTCCTTTCTACTGGGTGATGCGGGGTACCATTGCCTTTGCGCAGGTTATTGTTGATCCATCGTATCTCATCTTTTATTCTGTGTAA
- a CDS encoding SurA N-terminal domain-containing protein has protein sequence MQIRLSSLRIRLAVSTGVLVLLLVSGILIAHLIAPAEAASNGACGDTAVVAASAMAPVLDPHTRAQTTAIPAGEPAIVATVNGHQISAVDLETRVNIAFKSHQASLQQLPADAPASTRSALQKTPAQLRKDMLDKLIDAELFMQEAQRLGISVSQAEAQAEAQQQLQRFQSEPTSSPAHTTFQAYLCVNRLDTSNFTTNPLVLRGYHDALVQRAMIQHIIASLPASEQQNQEAIQQAIANYTQKLRQAASIQIFISLQ, from the coding sequence ATGCAGATTCGGCTTTCATCGCTTCGTATTCGTCTTGCTGTTAGTACAGGCGTGCTGGTCTTGCTTCTGGTGAGCGGGATTCTCATCGCTCATCTAATTGCACCTGCTGAGGCAGCCAGTAATGGAGCCTGCGGTGACACAGCAGTAGTAGCTGCTTCTGCGATGGCGCCAGTGCTGGATCCTCACACTCGCGCGCAGACGACGGCCATCCCTGCCGGTGAACCAGCAATAGTAGCGACGGTCAATGGGCATCAGATCAGTGCTGTTGACTTAGAAACGCGGGTAAACATAGCTTTCAAGAGCCATCAGGCATCTTTGCAGCAACTTCCTGCCGATGCCCCAGCAAGCACGAGATCTGCGTTACAGAAAACACCTGCCCAACTGCGCAAGGATATGCTCGACAAACTCATTGACGCTGAGCTTTTTATGCAAGAAGCCCAGCGTCTAGGAATATCCGTTTCCCAAGCAGAAGCACAAGCCGAGGCCCAGCAGCAGTTGCAGCGTTTTCAGAGCGAACCAACTTCAAGCCCTGCACACACCACCTTCCAAGCATATCTGTGTGTGAACCGCCTTGATACCTCAAATTTCACAACAAACCCGCTGGTTCTGCGCGGCTATCACGATGCGCTCGTGCAACGAGCGATGATACAGCACATCATTGCATCATTGCCAGCAAGCGAACAGCAAAACCAGGAGGCGATCCAGCAGGCAATAGCAAACTACACACAGAAGCTTCGGCAAGCTGCAAGCATCCAAATCTTCATCTCGCTTCAGTAG
- a CDS encoding protein kinase encodes MAEIIECPSCGTSFPGGTRFCSECGATLTGALIKQATGMLPANRLLQDRYLILQKLAQGGQSAVYLVADTLGASAHYALKEMSESELNLAERKQAVADFQREADMLRLLNHPALAKVYSTFVEDAKHYMVMEYVAGRNLEEALAEAGKPLAEAQVVSWGIALCDVLAYLHQQDPPIIYRDLKPSNIIVRTDQTVKLIDFGIARFQQTNQSKDTVCLGTDGYAPIEQYSGKTEPSSDIYALGATLYHLLTNKVPAAAPTRVADVGSFLPPRQLNPALSGAVEAVILRAMEVHPTQRYADAAEMKTALEGIGRRSSTTLVAPGTLTQRPTSTALKTLTSPSLPVPSSGSYSVSAGQERVTVSLDVALAPVAEKPVLRVYPEQPLRFGLVSARQPHQRHFVVENHGGEPLQATITSDSPAVLLDVEAVEDHRARITVWLKPFTLAARHYVSEIEIASNGGTEQREVWFTVSRSVGATSRDLTPVTRNRQVAMMGPGRLIAIGLGLLWLLSQLLGHVGHMGPPFIR; translated from the coding sequence ATGGCTGAGATTATTGAGTGCCCGTCTTGCGGGACTTCGTTTCCGGGTGGCACGCGCTTTTGTTCTGAGTGTGGCGCTACGCTGACAGGCGCTTTAATAAAGCAGGCGACGGGGATGCTTCCGGCCAACCGTCTGCTTCAGGACCGCTATTTGATCTTACAGAAGCTGGCCCAGGGAGGGCAGAGCGCGGTCTATCTGGTGGCGGATACGTTGGGCGCCAGCGCGCACTATGCCTTGAAGGAGATGAGCGAATCCGAACTGAATCTGGCCGAGCGCAAACAAGCTGTGGCCGATTTTCAGCGCGAAGCCGATATGCTGCGGCTGCTCAATCATCCGGCGCTGGCAAAGGTCTACTCGACGTTTGTTGAGGATGCCAAGCATTATATGGTCATGGAGTATGTGGCCGGGCGCAACCTGGAAGAGGCGCTGGCGGAGGCGGGCAAGCCTCTGGCGGAGGCGCAGGTGGTGTCCTGGGGCATTGCGCTCTGCGATGTGCTGGCCTATCTGCATCAGCAAGATCCTCCCATTATTTACCGCGACCTGAAGCCATCCAATATTATTGTGCGGACAGATCAGACGGTCAAACTGATTGACTTTGGCATCGCTCGCTTTCAGCAGACGAACCAGAGTAAAGATACGGTTTGCCTGGGTACAGATGGCTACGCGCCTATCGAGCAGTACAGCGGTAAGACTGAGCCATCTTCAGATATATACGCCCTGGGGGCGACGCTGTATCACCTGCTGACCAATAAAGTCCCCGCTGCCGCGCCAACGCGCGTGGCGGATGTCGGCAGTTTTCTGCCGCCGCGCCAATTGAACCCCGCGTTGTCTGGCGCGGTGGAGGCTGTTATTTTGCGGGCAATGGAGGTCCACCCCACGCAGCGCTATGCAGATGCCGCTGAGATGAAGACGGCGTTAGAAGGGATAGGGCGGCGCTCGTCAACGACGCTGGTTGCGCCAGGGACGCTGACTCAGCGTCCCACTTCTACGGCGCTCAAGACGCTGACCTCGCCATCGCTGCCCGTACCGTCCAGCGGCTCCTACAGTGTTTCTGCCGGGCAGGAGCGGGTGACGGTGAGCCTTGATGTGGCGCTGGCTCCAGTGGCAGAGAAGCCGGTCTTGCGTGTCTACCCAGAGCAGCCCCTTCGCTTCGGGCTGGTGAGCGCGAGGCAGCCCCATCAACGCCATTTTGTCGTGGAGAACCACGGAGGCGAGCCGCTTCAGGCGACGATAACCAGCGACAGTCCGGCGGTGCTGCTGGATGTCGAGGCGGTTGAGGATCATCGGGCGCGCATTACGGTCTGGCTGAAGCCCTTTACGCTGGCTGCCCGCCATTATGTAAGCGAGATTGAGATTGCCAGCAATGGTGGAACAGAGCAGCGTGAGGTCTGGTTTACGGTGTCGCGTTCCGTGGGCGCGACGAGCCGCGATCTGACGCCTGTAACACGGAACCGGCAGGTTGCTATGATGGGTCCTGGGCGCCTTATTGCTATTGGGTTGGGTTTGCTCTGGTTGTTGAGCCAACTGCTCGGCCATGTCGGACATATGGGTCCACCGTTTATACGCTAG
- a CDS encoding ROK family protein, with protein MNQTWHEHELVSNHAHSMVLATQGYVLGVEISSAGMQVSVALADLQGQMVHHTRKRLSAPPEGQEAVALLQETIAAVCSPERLKGNRVLRCGIAVGAPVDAARGLVRTMYRAEGWDHLPLKDLIEQRCGIPTILDNDANAAALGEASFGAGIGERNLVYVGLGRGIGAGIVINGAIYHGAGTMAGEIGHTIVKEDGPLCPCGRRGHLEGIASAQAIVRTMIGISVEYPQTEEAIRRVTGGRAEAMTVDQVFRIAAEGDSIAQKVIDEALHYLSLSLANLVNMLDPGVIIIGGAVALAGDLLFEPLRQMVPPLCLRASTEPVRIVPSALGSDASLKGAVALALQDV; from the coding sequence ATGAACCAGACCTGGCACGAACATGAGTTGGTATCCAACCATGCCCATTCAATGGTCCTTGCTACTCAGGGCTATGTCCTGGGGGTAGAGATTAGCAGCGCTGGGATGCAGGTATCTGTGGCTCTGGCTGATCTTCAGGGCCAGATGGTTCATCACACGCGCAAGCGGCTCAGTGCTCCGCCAGAGGGCCAGGAAGCCGTCGCGCTGCTGCAAGAAACGATTGCTGCGGTTTGCTCGCCAGAGCGGCTGAAAGGCAATCGGGTGCTGCGCTGTGGGATAGCGGTCGGCGCGCCGGTGGATGCCGCTCGTGGGCTGGTGCGCACCATGTATCGCGCGGAGGGGTGGGACCATCTGCCACTCAAAGATTTGATTGAGCAACGCTGTGGGATTCCGACGATTTTGGATAACGACGCTAACGCCGCTGCGTTGGGCGAGGCGAGCTTTGGCGCGGGCATAGGCGAGCGAAATCTGGTCTACGTGGGCCTGGGGCGTGGCATCGGCGCGGGGATTGTGATCAATGGGGCGATCTATCATGGCGCGGGGACGATGGCGGGCGAGATCGGCCATACGATTGTGAAGGAGGATGGACCGCTCTGTCCGTGTGGTCGGCGGGGACACCTGGAGGGCATTGCTTCGGCACAGGCCATTGTCCGCACGATGATAGGTATCTCGGTGGAGTATCCGCAGACGGAAGAGGCGATTCGGCGGGTCACTGGAGGCCGGGCAGAAGCCATGACCGTCGATCAGGTGTTTCGGATTGCGGCTGAGGGTGATTCGATAGCGCAAAAGGTGATTGACGAGGCGCTGCATTACCTCTCCCTGAGCCTGGCTAACCTCGTGAATATGCTGGACCCTGGCGTGATTATCATTGGTGGGGCGGTGGCGCTGGCTGGTGATCTGTTATTTGAGCCGCTGCGCCAGATGGTCCCTCCGCTTTGCCTGCGCGCTTCCACCGAGCCGGTGCGGATCGTTCCGTCTGCGCTTGGCAGCGATGCCTCGCTGAAAGGCGCGGTGGCTCTGGCGCTTCAGGATGTCTGA
- the mtnP gene encoding S-methyl-5'-thioadenosine phosphorylase: MAEAKIGVIGGSGLYRMEGMTDVEEAQVSTPFGAPSDVITVGRVEGVSIAFLPRHGRGHRLNPTEVPSRANIYALKSLGVEWVISVSAVGSMREDVAPLDLLIPDQLFDRTKSRVNTFFEGGLVVHCSFAEPFCPTLAGMLWEAAQELGDVTVHRGGTYVCIEGPLFSTKAESRIYRQWGVDVIGMTALPEAKLAREAELCYATIACATDYDVWHESAESVTVEMVIGNLMRNVTNAQRIIRAVARRIPADRAENSCECPHALASAIITDRSRIPAEAREKYQLLAGKYL; the protein is encoded by the coding sequence ATGGCAGAGGCAAAAATTGGGGTTATTGGCGGCAGCGGTTTGTATCGTATGGAGGGGATGACGGATGTGGAGGAGGCGCAGGTATCCACGCCCTTTGGCGCGCCCAGCGATGTCATTACTGTTGGGCGGGTGGAGGGCGTTTCGATTGCTTTTTTGCCCCGTCATGGGCGCGGCCATCGCTTGAACCCTACCGAAGTGCCCAGCCGGGCGAATATCTATGCGCTGAAGAGCCTGGGGGTTGAATGGGTGATTTCGGTGAGCGCCGTGGGCAGCATGCGCGAAGATGTCGCGCCGCTTGATTTGCTCATTCCCGATCAGCTTTTTGATCGCACCAAAAGCCGTGTCAACACCTTTTTTGAGGGCGGTCTGGTGGTTCACTGCTCCTTCGCTGAGCCGTTTTGCCCGACGCTTGCGGGCATGCTCTGGGAGGCGGCGCAGGAGTTGGGGGATGTGACGGTTCATCGCGGCGGCACATATGTTTGCATCGAGGGGCCGCTCTTTTCAACGAAGGCTGAATCGCGCATTTACCGCCAGTGGGGCGTGGATGTCATTGGCATGACCGCGCTGCCGGAGGCAAAGCTGGCGCGCGAGGCCGAACTCTGTTATGCCACCATTGCCTGCGCGACTGATTACGATGTCTGGCATGAAAGCGCCGAATCGGTCACGGTGGAGATGGTGATTGGGAATCTGATGAGGAATGTAACCAACGCCCAGCGTATCATTCGCGCTGTCGCCCGGCGCATTCCGGCAGACCGGGCAGAAAATAGCTGCGAGTGTCCCCACGCGCTGGCATCCGCGATCATCACTGATCGCAGCCGTATCCCGGCGGAAGCGCGAGAAAAGTACCAACTGCTGGCAGGAAAATACCTCTAA
- a CDS encoding MBL fold metallo-hydrolase produces the protein MSETDPEEQQSSGMFAGEHPSEEASAMAGEFVLRFWGVRGSYPVSGGAAQRVGGSTSCVEARVGGHEIILDAGTGLIPFGQLFRERMKASPPTITILFSHLHYDHILGLPFFDPLYQPGATLHLAGPRLAGKSFSDTLCGAITSPYFPVDLCDVPSTCQFYTLEPGDYFQWRPDDSQPQLRGGQLNGAGKPLAGDEVRVTFLHTPAHPRNGCLISRIEYKGRSVVYATDVEWGQAGNQSLIHFAEGADLLIHDAQYSEEDYLASKRGFGHSTPRMATEVARAAGVKRLLLFHHDPEHDDALLEQLQRDAQRDFPATSLAFEGLEAPIIQAP, from the coding sequence ATGAGTGAAACTGATCCTGAAGAGCAGCAATCTTCTGGCATGTTTGCCGGTGAACATCCCTCTGAAGAAGCCAGTGCAATGGCAGGCGAGTTTGTGTTGCGCTTCTGGGGGGTGCGCGGCAGCTATCCAGTCTCCGGGGGCGCTGCGCAGCGCGTCGGTGGGAGTACCTCCTGTGTGGAGGCGCGAGTTGGCGGACACGAGATTATTCTGGATGCTGGCACGGGCCTGATTCCTTTTGGTCAGCTATTTCGTGAGCGTATGAAAGCTTCCCCACCAACGATCACGATCCTCTTCAGCCATCTGCATTACGATCATATTCTTGGCCTACCCTTTTTCGATCCACTCTATCAACCAGGAGCGACGCTTCATCTGGCCGGACCTCGCCTGGCAGGCAAGAGTTTTTCCGATACCCTGTGCGGGGCGATTACCTCACCATATTTTCCGGTGGACCTGTGCGATGTCCCTTCTACCTGCCAGTTTTATACGCTGGAACCTGGCGATTATTTCCAGTGGCGTCCTGATGATTCGCAGCCGCAGCTTCGAGGCGGGCAGCTTAATGGCGCCGGGAAACCGCTTGCTGGCGATGAGGTACGTGTCACTTTTCTGCATACGCCTGCCCATCCGCGTAATGGCTGCTTAATTTCGCGTATTGAGTATAAGGGGCGCAGTGTCGTGTATGCCACCGATGTTGAATGGGGGCAGGCTGGCAATCAGTCATTGATTCACTTTGCCGAAGGGGCTGATCTGTTGATTCATGACGCGCAATATAGCGAGGAAGATTACCTGGCATCGAAGCGCGGATTTGGGCATAGCACGCCGCGCATGGCGACAGAGGTGGCAAGGGCAGCCGGGGTAAAGCGGCTGCTGCTCTTTCACCATGACCCGGAGCATGATGATGCTCTGCTTGAGCAGTTGCAGCGCGACGCGCAGCGTGACTTTCCTGCAACCAGCCTGGCTTTCGAGGGCCTTGAGGCGCCAATCATTCAGGCGCCGTAG
- a CDS encoding CDP-alcohol phosphatidyltransferase family protein codes for MSTPGETRETETGQTEQPPRRLQPSIYSESEGQLLYPWQRLRQALLLPLAAALDTLHITPDMLSWASVVLGAGFFFLVRLRFDIAFWLLVGSVFLDALDGVLARYHRAPSSKGSFTDTFCDGAVVVLTVGGLAWQGAIHAVLGIIFVYIYSSLVTFLLIHQLLAVSSQGIIRPSRMLLYAFVGIYFFFGANWLDYLLWVYLLTIPMLGLSYWRIRRAL; via the coding sequence ATGAGCACACCAGGAGAAACACGAGAAACTGAAACCGGGCAAACCGAACAGCCGCCACGACGTTTGCAGCCGAGCATCTACAGCGAGAGCGAGGGTCAATTGCTCTATCCCTGGCAGCGGCTGCGCCAGGCCCTTTTGCTCCCTTTAGCGGCGGCGCTCGATACGTTGCATATCACTCCAGATATGCTCTCGTGGGCCTCTGTGGTCCTGGGCGCAGGCTTCTTCTTTCTCGTCCGGCTCCGCTTCGACATCGCCTTCTGGCTGCTGGTCGGCTCGGTGTTTCTTGACGCGCTCGATGGCGTGCTGGCGCGCTACCACCGCGCGCCCTCGTCCAAAGGCTCCTTCACCGATACCTTTTGCGATGGAGCCGTCGTCGTTCTGACGGTAGGTGGCTTAGCCTGGCAAGGCGCTATTCATGCCGTCCTTGGCATTATCTTTGTCTATATCTACAGCAGCCTGGTTACGTTTCTGCTCATCCACCAGTTGCTGGCCGTCTCATCCCAGGGCATCATTCGCCCCAGCCGCATGCTCCTGTATGCGTTTGTCGGCATCTACTTCTTCTTCGGCGCGAACTGGCTCGATTATCTGCTCTGGGTCTATCTGCTGACCATCCCCATGCTGGGCCTGAGCTACTGGCGCATTCGCCGGGCGCTGTAA
- a CDS encoding DMT family transporter encodes MTTEKSETAQASQAVQPTRSVWTIQTALGFGLMTLIWGSFSVAVKLGVSGIPPFLLAGARFCLAGALLFAFLLIRQERLFLPRQRFPGVLLLAFLIIGIPSACFFWASQYGPAGTLSTIWAISPIFTALISFRARDEARGWRVPLSLVIGLLGVMLVFIDKLSIGEGQALAAEGAVLCSAIFYGAAMRVAKSTADLPLLPLTAWELLLGGLILSSASLLFERGQPVHWTALNISILLYLAIMAGCVTFALTFWLIKRIGAIRTTYNSFLMPGISLVLANLLLEEPITLPKLAGMALVVGGLTLVVKS; translated from the coding sequence ATGACCACTGAAAAGAGCGAAACCGCCCAGGCGTCCCAGGCCGTCCAACCCACCAGGTCTGTCTGGACCATCCAGACGGCCCTGGGCTTTGGCCTGATGACCTTGATCTGGGGGTCATTCTCGGTGGCAGTGAAGCTCGGTGTGAGCGGCATCCCGCCCTTTCTGTTGGCCGGGGCGCGTTTTTGCCTGGCTGGGGCGCTGCTCTTCGCGTTCCTGCTGATTCGCCAGGAGCGCCTGTTTCTTCCTCGTCAACGCTTTCCGGGCGTCTTGCTGCTGGCCTTTCTCATCATCGGGATTCCCAGCGCCTGCTTTTTCTGGGCGTCTCAATACGGACCAGCAGGCACACTTTCAACCATCTGGGCCATATCCCCTATTTTCACCGCGTTGATCAGCTTCCGCGCCCGCGACGAAGCGCGCGGTTGGCGCGTTCCCCTCAGTTTGGTGATCGGGCTGCTGGGGGTCATGTTGGTCTTCATTGACAAACTGAGTATCGGCGAAGGGCAGGCGCTGGCCGCCGAGGGCGCTGTTCTCTGCTCAGCAATCTTTTACGGGGCAGCAATGCGCGTCGCCAAAAGCACCGCCGATCTCCCCCTGCTGCCGCTCACCGCCTGGGAACTCCTGTTGGGCGGCCTCATCCTCTCAAGCGCCAGCCTGCTTTTCGAGCGCGGGCAGCCGGTGCATTGGACAGCACTTAATATCAGTATCTTGCTCTATCTGGCAATTATGGCTGGCTGCGTCACCTTCGCGCTCACCTTCTGGCTTATCAAGCGCATTGGCGCTATCCGCACCACCTATAATTCGTTCCTGATGCCCGGTATTTCCCTGGTACTGGCAAATCTCCTGCTGGAGGAACCGATTACCCTCCCCAAACTGGCGGGGATGGCGCTCGTCGTGGGCGGCCTGACGCTGGTTGTCAAGAGCTAG